In Brassica napus cultivar Da-Ae chromosome A3, Da-Ae, whole genome shotgun sequence, the sequence aaataatatatacattgagaatttttttttttttttttaacaagtgTTAATATGCAGTTTAACTAGTTTTAGCATATCACGGACCTGGTTAAACGACCGAACGGCGACGGAAATAACATTAACGGAAGGAGGAGAAAACGTGCGTTACCGTTACCGTCTAACCAGAGTTCAGACCATTTTTGGCCGATACAGCGACGATGAAAAGGACAAACCGGTCAACCAGCTGCTGCCTAGCGAGGCCCATGGTTTCACTCATTAATTACGTAAAGCGCCATCATCATGTTCGGCTCACTAGAAccccaaaataaattttaattaactaaacaatattaataattacTTAACTAAACACTAGTGATAATTACTTAGAACTagtaataacattttataatgAAGATTTTATCCATCCATAAGAATTATTCGAAAAAGAATTATTCAAGACTCaagtttctaaagctaaatgATGCAATAAAATCAAATTGCAGTTAAAAAGAATTATGTAGAAGCCGTCCTAATTAAGTCGTGGGTGCACGAAAACATCAAATAACTTGAGAATAAGCCAAGGAATATTTCAAAGGCTATAAACTGTAAATTCATGatttattaatacaaataatatgGCGCCAATTGCGTATAAGtcaatttcataaataaaaaaatgattacatgttctttatatgaaaataaaaagagaatggCACTGTCGTAAATATATCCACAAAGAAGCCCGTTGTAATAAATGTACCATGTTATAAAGAAGCTAAACACCAATGCTTAACTTGTTGTCTTAAGCTGTGTACAGAATCAAGTTtcagacagagagagagaaacaaattCACGAAAGACGACTAAAGAAATCTCAAAAAGCCTCTGATTCATCCAGAAGGTTTGgtcaaagaagaagatgaactctCGCGCGATCTACGCCGTCATCGCGCTCCTCGCGCTCGTAATCTCAGCCGTCAACGCAACCGGAGGATTCGGAGACTCGCTTGATTTCGTACGGACGGGATCTTCGTCGCTCTTCTCTGGATGCGAAGGTTCGATCGCTGAGTGTATAGCCGAGGAAGAGGAGATGGAGTTCGATTCAGATATCAGCCGGCGCATTTTAGCGCAGAAGAAGTACGTTAGCTACGGTGCGATGAGGAAGAACAGTGTGCCTTGCTCGCGACGTGGAGCTTCGTATTACAACTGCCAGCGTGGCGCTCAGGCGAATCCTTACCGCCGTGGATGCAGCACCATTACCAGGTGCAGGCGTTGAAGAGGAAGAGATGATGAGTCCAATTCCTGTTTTGCCCTTGCGTGTTTcgctttattttcttctttttaatttatttccggGATATATGGGTTTGATTTACACATTGATGAAAACTATAGTCTTTgatgaaaacaacaaaaaaaacatatcgttatttttatttttgctggttgttcatataaataaaaataataattcaaagttGGGTAGATTAGTAAAGTTATTAGTCCGAGAAGGGATTGAGATCTGTGCTTCGTTTTGTGTTGTAACAATTAACGAAAAGTAATTAGTCCAATTTGGAATCTGAGTTGTATCAACGGACCATATAATTAATTGAGTAACAGAAATGCATCCCTTTATTAGTTGGTGGTGGCATGTTGGCTAATAAGGTAATGATGGGACCATCACAGCCTAACACGCTTTAATTCAAAACATTTTCTTCATAGAGTATTATTCATCTTTCGTGAAACTTCCTTTTGCTGCAGTTGTTGTCTTTTGTATTTGGTATGCAGCGTTGGCTATTTTTGTATACATTATTAGGCTAACAGTAACCATATTTCGAATGCATAATCATATGAAAATGTgccaaataatatttaataagtaaggttttgaagaaaaaaggGAATAAATAGGCTATGATTGATCTTAATATTTAGTTGGCTTTGTCTTAGTAATGTTTTAGTCTTTCCTCCACATTCTACATCAGTAATGTAACAAAATGAAGGCTCTATCACTCATTAGTCAGTGGTCACCACGCACCACCATGCGTaggtaatttaatttattgggCCTCACTCATATTCATAAATGGCCTTCACTAGTGACCTCCAGCGAGTCCAACACTTCCGTGACTCCGTCTCGTAGCTGAAACGACGTGGCGCCATGTCATCGcctttaatttatttgtttatccTATGATAAGTCGCATTGTGGGCTAACAAAAAGCCCATATCAGATATTTACATACGGGCCCACGTGTCGTTGATCCAATTGCTATTATGCGCGAAATCTCACCGCCGTTCACGTTAACATACTCCAAACCCTTTACGAGCTATCTCTCTCCCTACCTCCTTCGCCGGGAAAAGTTTATTTCCTCAGAAAGTTTCTTACTCGAAAAAAATCTCGTCTTCGTATCTGAATCAGAGCATTCAGTATGGGAATTCAATTATTTGACAAGGCGGATCTATGGAAGAGTTTGCTGCTGCTGAAGGTCCAGCTCCGCGATCGATTTCGAATCGCCGTCGACGATCACCGTGGCAGAGCCGCGGTTTTATATACGGACGGTTACTTCTCCTCCTCCATCCACCGCTTGGCTGCTCGATTCCGGAACTTCCGCCGCGAGTCTCTCCCTTCTGCCCCCGCTTTTTATCGCAGAAGAGGTTTGGATCATCGCCCCCTTGTTAGAAACTCTATGATGAATCTTTGTATCTGCGCATGGTGTGTGTATAAATGATACTTATAGGCAATTGGATCCTAATCTCTCA encodes:
- the LOC111214165 gene encoding protein RALF-like 22, which codes for MNSRAIYAVIALLALVISAVNATGGFGDSLDFVRTGSSSLFSGCEGSIAECIAEEEEMEFDSDISRRILAQKKYVSYGAMRKNSVPCSRRGASYYNCQRGAQANPYRRGCSTITRCRR